From Algoriphagus sp. NG3, the proteins below share one genomic window:
- a CDS encoding DEAD/DEAH box helicase — translation MNTQRNSNTRPAANQRRNSRPAARPGQNKKKESKLDPNLFVKKAQPSGQQGFRSETPFSSVRLNALLLKNLEAKGYQSMTNIQEQAIPALMDKRDILGISNTGSGKTGAFLIPIIEHAKQDPQNFTALIVTPTRELALQIEEEFKSLSKGMNLYSNTFIGGTNINSDFKALNRKLHVIVGTPGRLLDLANRKLLHLNKVNTLVLDEFDRMLDMGFVHDVKKLVNSMTKRSQTMLFSATLEPSQKALIAGLLTNPVEVKVNTGGTTSENVDQEIIRVPEGQNKFDILADLFKGVDLEKVIIFTETKRLADKLSKQLNQSGIKSGLIHGNKSQNFRNRTIDEFKSGMTRVLVATDVAARGIDVADVSHVINYQLPMSMDSYIHRIGRTGRAGKTGRAITFVN, via the coding sequence ATGAATACACAAAGAAATAGTAATACAAGACCTGCGGCTAATCAAAGGAGGAATTCCCGACCTGCAGCAAGGCCCGGGCAGAATAAGAAAAAGGAGTCTAAGTTAGACCCTAACTTATTCGTCAAAAAGGCTCAGCCTAGCGGACAACAAGGATTTCGATCTGAAACACCTTTTTCAAGTGTGAGGTTAAATGCTTTGTTGTTGAAAAACCTGGAAGCCAAAGGCTATCAAAGTATGACCAATATCCAGGAGCAGGCTATTCCTGCGTTGATGGATAAGAGGGATATTCTGGGAATATCAAATACAGGTTCAGGTAAAACCGGAGCATTTTTGATTCCCATCATAGAACACGCCAAGCAAGATCCCCAGAATTTTACTGCGTTGATCGTAACTCCGACACGAGAGCTGGCTTTGCAGATAGAGGAAGAATTCAAGAGTCTCAGCAAAGGGATGAATTTGTACTCCAATACATTTATTGGAGGTACCAATATCAACTCTGACTTTAAAGCTCTGAACAGAAAGCTTCATGTTATTGTAGGTACGCCAGGGCGATTGTTGGATTTGGCTAACCGTAAGTTGCTTCATCTCAACAAGGTAAATACGCTTGTGTTGGATGAGTTTGACCGTATGTTGGACATGGGTTTTGTACATGATGTAAAAAAACTCGTAAATTCAATGACTAAGAGAAGCCAGACCATGCTTTTCTCAGCCACATTGGAACCAAGCCAAAAAGCGCTTATAGCTGGATTACTCACTAATCCTGTAGAAGTGAAAGTAAACACTGGTGGAACTACCAGCGAGAATGTAGATCAGGAGATTATTCGGGTGCCGGAAGGCCAGAATAAGTTCGATATACTTGCTGATTTGTTTAAAGGGGTCGATTTGGAAAAGGTGATTATTTTCACTGAAACAAAGAGACTTGCGGATAAACTGAGCAAGCAATTAAATCAGTCCGGTATCAAATCTGGGTTGATTCATGGAAATAAGTCCCAAAACTTCCGTAACAGAACCATAGATGAGTTCAAAAGCGGAATGACTCGAGTGCTGGTGGCAACTGATGTAGCTGCCAGAGGTATAGACGTAGCTGATGTATCCCATGTGATCAATTACCAGCTTCCCATGTCTATGGATAGTTATATCCACAGAATTGGCCGGACAGGCCGGGCCGGAAAAACCGGCAGGGCCATAACATTTGTCAATTAA
- a CDS encoding acyl-CoA desaturase produces MIIKSIILVSLYVVPVFLVITGVATTTFHLFACYMLSAFGMAGVGMGVMHDAIHGSYSKSKKVNTWIGYTLDMVGASSMVWHLQHNVLHHSYTNIDEHDDDINAPFFLRFSPNAEKNGLHKFQHLYAWFFYSLSTISWVTAKDFIRFTRYYNKGLVKGGDKAYRKGIVKLVFLKLAYFSVVIGLPIIFSPFSVGMIILAFVMMHFITGFIITMVFQIAHIVEVVDFPKADTNGVVEGERILHQLATTCNFAPKSKLLFWFVGGLNFQVEHHLFPDICHVHYKDIAPIVRATAEEFNVPYYSKPHFLMAVLDHFKMLYVLGNEPKMEPIKA; encoded by the coding sequence ATGATCATTAAATCAATCATCTTGGTGTCCCTGTATGTCGTTCCGGTTTTCTTGGTGATTACGGGAGTGGCTACGACCACATTTCATTTATTCGCTTGTTATATGCTTTCAGCCTTTGGAATGGCTGGTGTAGGGATGGGCGTAATGCATGATGCAATTCATGGTTCTTATTCCAAAAGTAAAAAAGTAAATACCTGGATTGGTTATACCCTCGATATGGTAGGGGCTAGCTCCATGGTTTGGCACCTGCAACACAATGTGCTTCACCATAGCTATACCAACATAGATGAGCATGACGACGATATCAATGCTCCTTTCTTCTTGAGGTTCTCTCCAAACGCAGAGAAAAATGGACTGCATAAGTTCCAACACTTATATGCATGGTTCTTTTATTCTCTATCCACAATATCTTGGGTGACTGCCAAGGATTTCATCAGATTTACTAGGTATTACAATAAAGGCCTAGTGAAAGGCGGAGATAAGGCATATAGAAAAGGAATTGTAAAATTGGTATTCCTCAAGCTGGCTTATTTCTCAGTTGTAATTGGTTTGCCGATTATTTTCTCACCTTTCTCGGTAGGGATGATAATCCTGGCTTTTGTGATGATGCATTTTATTACTGGATTTATCATTACTATGGTATTCCAGATAGCGCATATTGTAGAAGTGGTTGATTTTCCAAAAGCTGACACCAACGGTGTGGTAGAGGGAGAGAGAATACTTCACCAGTTGGCTACTACCTGCAACTTTGCTCCCAAATCAAAACTGTTGTTTTGGTTCGTCGGAGGGTTGAATTTCCAGGTAGAGCACCATTTGTTTCCTGATATTTGCCATGTGCATTATAAGGATATAGCACCGATCGTACGGGCCACAGCGGAGGAATTCAATGTGCCTTATTATTCTAAACCACATTTTTTAATGGCTGTGTTGGACCATTTCAAAATGCTCTATGTGTTGGGTAATGAACCCAAAATGGAGCCAATTAAAGCCTAA
- a CDS encoding acyl-[acyl-carrier-protein] thioesterase, with the protein MSYNPPFQYQKDFEVRSYQVDPDGKLSLVALSNLFQEIAWRHADSADFGRNLQEQNLSWILSRLDITCENLPSWGDSIKVYTAGRGVDKLFAFREFLITNHAGDTLARGMSSWVLMNVVTKRIFRPENALPAVLFDPLEKPEWQPGKIRLKGVLLKSERVKVRYSDLDLNNHVNNTSYLRWVENILRENGCHTLPFSINYLAECVMGDELDIHLYQNQGCYIVQGLVDEKQVFLAETK; encoded by the coding sequence ATGAGTTATAATCCTCCCTTTCAGTATCAAAAAGATTTTGAAGTTCGATCTTATCAAGTCGATCCCGATGGGAAGTTAAGTTTGGTGGCATTGTCCAATCTATTTCAGGAGATCGCATGGAGGCATGCTGATTCTGCTGATTTTGGGAGAAACCTACAGGAGCAGAATCTCTCATGGATTCTGTCCCGCTTGGATATCACCTGTGAAAACCTTCCATCATGGGGTGATTCAATCAAAGTATATACCGCAGGAAGGGGAGTAGATAAGTTGTTTGCTTTTCGTGAGTTTTTGATTACAAATCACGCTGGCGATACGCTGGCGCGAGGGATGAGCTCCTGGGTATTGATGAACGTAGTCACTAAGCGTATCTTTAGGCCTGAAAATGCTTTGCCTGCAGTACTTTTTGATCCCTTGGAAAAGCCAGAATGGCAGCCTGGCAAGATCAGGCTTAAAGGCGTACTTCTGAAGAGTGAGAGAGTAAAAGTCAGATATTCTGATTTGGATTTGAACAATCATGTGAACAATACCAGTTATCTACGCTGGGTGGAAAATATCCTGCGGGAAAATGGCTGTCATACGCTTCCCTTTTCGATCAATTACCTGGCTGAGTGTGTTATGGGAGATGAGTTGGATATACATCTTTATCAGAATCAAGGCTGCTATATAGTGCAGGGGCTAGTAGATGAAAAGCAGGTTTTTTTGGCAGAAACAAAATAA
- a CDS encoding MFS transporter, which translates to MNILSKRRVALGAFFFFVGLCFASWAARIPDIQAKFDLSEGQLGTLLLFLPLGSVIGLPIAGWAVHQYGSRTVVMFGSFAYAMTLPLIGLAPTTWFLIPVLILYGMLGNVMNISLNTQGLALEDEMGKSILASFHGLWSLAGFSGAGLGALMIFIGFSPAQHYAVVMAISIVIILSAQRFIIKEKKVTDGGGGLVMKKPDALLLRISLIAFLGMMAEGCMFDWSGVYFKKVVQSDPSLIALGYVAFMGAMASGRFVTDKIAARYTKVEVIQVSGVLIFIGLALAVLFPTVLMSTVGFLLVGLGVASIIPLSYSIAGRSKLYSPSVALALVSTISFFGFLLGPPLIGFIAELFNLKFSFALIAVAGLGITLLSSIRKAVFLIPVKISPNRSK; encoded by the coding sequence ATGAACATACTTTCTAAAAGACGAGTTGCCCTAGGGGCTTTTTTCTTTTTTGTCGGCCTATGCTTTGCATCCTGGGCTGCCCGGATTCCAGATATTCAGGCGAAGTTTGATTTATCCGAGGGACAGTTGGGTACATTGTTGCTTTTTTTACCATTGGGTTCTGTTATAGGATTGCCTATTGCAGGATGGGCTGTACATCAGTATGGTAGCCGTACAGTGGTGATGTTTGGCAGCTTTGCTTATGCGATGACATTGCCATTGATAGGTTTGGCTCCTACTACATGGTTTTTGATACCAGTATTGATACTCTATGGGATGTTGGGAAATGTGATGAATATTTCCCTGAATACACAAGGTTTGGCGTTGGAGGATGAGATGGGTAAAAGTATTTTAGCTTCTTTTCATGGTTTATGGAGTCTGGCAGGGTTTTCCGGGGCTGGACTTGGGGCATTGATGATTTTTATAGGCTTTTCTCCGGCACAACATTATGCCGTGGTGATGGCTATTTCGATTGTTATCATTCTTTCTGCCCAACGATTTATTATCAAAGAGAAAAAAGTGACCGATGGTGGTGGTGGATTGGTCATGAAAAAGCCCGATGCCCTTTTGTTGAGAATCAGCCTTATTGCATTTCTCGGGATGATGGCCGAAGGTTGTATGTTTGATTGGTCTGGAGTTTATTTTAAAAAAGTAGTGCAGTCGGACCCATCCTTAATAGCATTAGGGTATGTAGCCTTTATGGGGGCCATGGCCTCTGGGAGATTTGTCACAGATAAGATTGCTGCCCGATATACAAAAGTAGAAGTAATTCAGGTAAGTGGGGTTTTGATATTTATCGGTCTGGCTTTAGCTGTGCTCTTCCCTACGGTGCTCATGTCCACAGTAGGATTTTTGCTTGTAGGACTTGGGGTGGCGTCTATTATCCCATTATCTTATAGTATCGCTGGGCGTTCCAAATTGTATTCTCCTAGTGTTGCTTTGGCCTTAGTATCGACCATTTCATTCTTTGGGTTTTTGTTAGGGCCTCCATTGATTGGTTTTATTGCTGAATTATTTAATTTGAAATTCTCCTTTGCCCTGATTGCAGTGGCGGGATTAGGAATCACACTGCTTTCCAGCATAAGAAAGGCTGTGTTTCTTATTCCAGTGAAAATCTCACCTAACCGATCTAAATGA
- a CDS encoding DUF6691 family protein, with the protein MREVERKIPEAVCDSPNSQETGEQGLALVKYLILGVLFGIVFVKAEIVSWFRIQEMFRLDSFHMYGVIGSAIVTGIISVQVIKRFKIKSMAGEEIKIPKKEFRKGQIYGGFIFGLGWAITGACPGPLFAQIGSGFTVVIITLLSAIAGTWVYGRFASKLPN; encoded by the coding sequence ATGAGAGAAGTAGAAAGAAAAATTCCCGAAGCTGTCTGTGATTCTCCTAATTCTCAGGAAACCGGGGAGCAAGGCTTAGCTCTAGTGAAGTATTTGATTCTTGGAGTTTTGTTCGGAATTGTGTTTGTGAAAGCTGAGATTGTCTCTTGGTTTCGGATTCAGGAAATGTTCCGATTAGATTCCTTTCACATGTATGGGGTAATCGGTTCGGCGATAGTGACGGGGATTATTTCGGTCCAAGTGATTAAGCGATTTAAAATCAAATCTATGGCTGGTGAGGAAATCAAAATTCCTAAAAAGGAATTCCGAAAAGGACAGATCTATGGTGGGTTTATATTCGGATTAGGGTGGGCTATCACAGGAGCATGCCCAGGACCTTTGTTTGCACAGATTGGATCAGGTTTTACCGTAGTCATTATTACCTTGCTCTCTGCTATTGCAGGTACATGGGTGTACGGTAGATTTGCAAGCAAGCTGCCGAATTAA
- a CDS encoding YeeE/YedE family protein: MNKLIDWISQPWPWYVAGPLIGLTVPALLILGNKSFGISSSLRHVCAMCIPAKIPFFQYNWKKEAWNLIFVLGIFFGGFVATSYLSNPAEILISDNTQKELAAMGITDFSGLMPADVFSWENVFTLKGLMFLVLGGFLVGFGTRYAGGCTSGHSIMGISSLQWPSLVATMFFMVGGFLMTQVFLAPLMKLVGF, translated from the coding sequence ATGAATAAACTTATAGACTGGATTTCCCAGCCATGGCCTTGGTATGTGGCTGGCCCATTGATCGGGCTAACTGTTCCTGCACTTCTCATTTTGGGAAACAAAAGCTTTGGGATCTCATCCTCTCTGCGGCATGTCTGCGCAATGTGTATTCCTGCCAAAATCCCTTTTTTTCAATACAATTGGAAAAAAGAAGCTTGGAATCTGATATTTGTCTTAGGGATTTTTTTCGGAGGTTTTGTGGCAACTTCCTATCTATCTAACCCTGCTGAAATCCTTATTTCTGATAATACTCAGAAGGAATTGGCGGCCATGGGAATTACTGACTTCTCCGGCTTGATGCCTGCCGATGTTTTCTCTTGGGAAAATGTATTTACGCTCAAAGGGTTAATGTTTCTTGTGTTGGGAGGCTTTTTGGTTGGTTTTGGTACAAGGTACGCAGGTGGGTGCACATCAGGTCACTCGATTATGGGCATCAGTTCTCTGCAATGGCCATCTTTAGTTGCCACCATGTTCTTTATGGTTGGTGGGTTTCTGATGACGCAGGTGTTCTTGGCCCCGTTAATGAAGTTGGTAGGTTTTTAA